The Streptococcus pantholopis genome has a segment encoding these proteins:
- the lgt gene encoding prolipoprotein diacylglyceryl transferase, with protein MIEPVAFEFGPITIRWYSLCIMTGLVLAVYLAMREGPKKGIRTDDVLDFILIAFPLSIIGARLYYVFFQWPYSDYAQHPGEILAVWHGGLAIYGGLITGATVLLIFSYYRALNPFNFLDIAAPGVLLAQAVGRWGNFFNQEAYGRAVAHLNYLPSFIQRQMFIEGSYRLPTFLFESLWNLLGFIIIMLVRHRPHFLKEGEAAFFYLVWYGSGRFIIEGLRTDSLLFYGFRVSQCLSLLLVVLGIGLIVWRRKQKTIPYYQE; from the coding sequence ATGATTGAACCGGTTGCTTTTGAATTTGGCCCTATCACGATTCGCTGGTATTCTCTTTGTATCATGACCGGTTTGGTTTTAGCAGTTTATTTAGCTATGCGGGAAGGTCCCAAAAAAGGGATACGGACTGATGATGTTCTCGATTTCATCCTCATTGCTTTTCCCCTGTCCATTATCGGGGCGCGTCTCTATTATGTATTCTTCCAGTGGCCTTATTCGGATTATGCCCAGCACCCCGGGGAGATTTTAGCTGTTTGGCATGGCGGTTTGGCTATATATGGCGGTCTTATAACAGGTGCCACAGTTCTTCTTATTTTTTCTTACTACCGCGCGCTCAATCCTTTTAACTTTTTGGATATTGCTGCACCTGGGGTTCTTTTAGCGCAAGCTGTCGGACGCTGGGGCAACTTTTTCAATCAGGAGGCTTACGGCCGGGCGGTGGCGCATTTAAATTATTTGCCATCATTTATACAGAGGCAGATGTTTATTGAAGGGTCCTACCGTCTTCCGACTTTTTTATTTGAGTCACTTTGGAATTTGTTGGGATTTATCATCATCATGCTAGTCAGACACCGTCCCCATTTTCTAAAAGAAGGAGAAGCAGCCTTCTTTTACCTGGTTTGGTATGGAAGCGGCCGCTTCATCATCGAAGGTCTGCGGACAGACAGCTTGCTCTTTTATGGCTTTCGTGTTTCACAATGCCTATCTCTGCTGCTGGTTGTCCTGGGGATTGGTCTTATTGTCTGGCGGAGAAAACAGAAAACTATTCCTTATTATCAGGAATAG
- a CDS encoding DUF948 domain-containing protein codes for MDLVGIALLIIGIAFAVLVGVIVPTALKLNRTVDEVNETVAAMKTEVSETIAVLRSDADITFHQTNELLAKTNVLVEDVNGKVATIDPLFTAIADLSESVSDLNSHARQFGHKATNTASAVSKASTAFTIGRFASKLFRRKGD; via the coding sequence ATGGATTTAGTTGGAATTGCCCTTTTGATTATTGGAATTGCTTTTGCTGTTTTAGTTGGTGTTATTGTGCCGACAGCCTTAAAATTAAATAGAACAGTTGATGAGGTTAACGAGACAGTGGCAGCAATGAAAACCGAAGTCAGCGAAACAATTGCTGTGCTGAGAAGTGACGCTGATATTACTTTCCACCAGACTAACGAGCTTCTGGCTAAGACAAATGTTCTTGTGGAAGATGTTAATGGCAAAGTTGCTACGATTGATCCCCTTTTTACAGCGATTGCCGACTTATCCGAAAGTGTCTCTGACTTAAATAGTCATGCCAGACAGTTCGGACATAAGGCGACAAATACGGCTTCGGCAGTCAGTAAGGCGAGCACAGCTTTTACAATCGGCAGGTTTGCTTCTAAATTATTTCGCAGAAAAGGAGATTAA
- a CDS encoding YtxH domain-containing protein produces the protein MDKFLKTVIIGAASGAAAAYFLSTEKGKEFKAKLTKAYQAYKQEPEHYQQTAKEKAAEYSQLAVDTFNDYKEKWQTGELTKDDLLSAAKEKAGQAAQFANEKVNEVKKKYYADDPSDAAAEDVTAEVDDIIIDYPETDDEADFSDTEQNQSETEEKQ, from the coding sequence ATGGATAAATTTTTAAAAACAGTTATCATTGGAGCTGCTTCTGGAGCAGCCGCAGCTTATTTTTTATCAACTGAAAAAGGCAAGGAATTCAAGGCTAAGTTAACCAAAGCCTATCAAGCCTATAAACAGGAACCAGAACACTATCAGCAAACAGCTAAGGAGAAGGCGGCAGAATATTCTCAGCTTGCTGTAGATACCTTTAATGATTATAAAGAAAAATGGCAGACCGGCGAGCTGACTAAGGACGATCTTCTTTCGGCCGCTAAGGAAAAAGCTGGTCAGGCAGCCCAATTTGCCAATGAGAAAGTCAATGAAGTCAAAAAGAAATATTATGCGGACGACCCCTCAGATGCAGCAGCAGAAGATGTGACAGCAGAAGTGGACGACATTATCATTGATTATCCTGAAACTGATGATGAGGCTGATTTTTCTGATACTGAGCAAAATCAGTCTGAAACAGAAGAAAAACAATGA
- a CDS encoding DUF3270 domain-containing protein, with product MAAPLKKTEQFEQEKLQETPSPKFQEFQEINSNNAKLRELMFFTRVAVFAVTTVLAAFTLLALNLSPIWSFVFALLISAAMTSTLSVFIMSLKK from the coding sequence ATGGCAGCGCCATTGAAGAAAACTGAACAGTTTGAACAAGAAAAACTGCAGGAAACACCTTCTCCAAAATTTCAAGAATTTCAAGAAATCAACAGCAACAATGCTAAATTACGAGAACTGATGTTTTTTACACGAGTGGCTGTTTTCGCAGTCACTACTGTATTAGCCGCTTTTACCTTACTTGCTCTTAATCTATCACCAATTTGGTCCTTTGTCTTTGCTCTTCTAATCAGCGCAGCAATGACCTCAACTTTGTCAGTCTTTATTATGTCTTTAAAAAAATAA
- a CDS encoding peptidase U32 family protein produces MEKIIITATAESIQQAEELLEAGIDRIYVGEADYGLRLPHSFSYAELEQIAEKVHRAGKELTVACNALMHQDMMDHIRPFLDFLKKIKADYLVAGDAGVFYVNKHDGYNFKLIYDASVFVTSSRQMNFWGQHGAVETVLAREIPSEELFKIAENLEFPAEILVYGASVIHHSKRPLLQNYYNFTHIDDEKTRERGLFLAEPKAPDSHYSIYEDKHGTHIFVNNDIDMMTKLTELAAHHFTHWKLDGIYCPGRNFVEIAKIFVEAKKSLEAGTFSQEQAYLLDEKIRSWHPSGRGLDTGFYDFDPDLVK; encoded by the coding sequence ATGGAAAAAATAATTATCACAGCAACTGCAGAGTCTATTCAGCAGGCGGAGGAACTTTTAGAAGCAGGGATTGACCGGATTTACGTCGGAGAGGCGGACTATGGTTTACGGCTTCCGCATAGCTTTTCTTATGCCGAACTAGAACAGATTGCAGAAAAGGTTCACCGGGCCGGCAAAGAACTGACAGTAGCCTGCAATGCCCTCATGCACCAAGACATGATGGATCATATCAGACCTTTTCTGGACTTTTTGAAAAAAATTAAGGCAGATTACCTCGTTGCTGGTGATGCTGGTGTTTTTTATGTCAATAAGCATGACGGCTATAATTTTAAACTGATTTACGATGCCTCTGTGTTTGTGACCTCCAGCCGTCAGATGAATTTTTGGGGACAGCATGGGGCAGTTGAAACAGTTTTGGCAAGAGAAATTCCCTCTGAAGAGTTGTTTAAAATAGCCGAAAATCTGGAATTCCCAGCAGAAATTTTAGTTTACGGAGCTTCAGTTATTCATCACTCCAAACGACCGCTTTTGCAAAATTACTATAATTTTACGCATATTGATGACGAAAAGACCCGTGAGCGCGGCCTCTTTCTCGCTGAACCGAAAGCCCCTGACAGCCATTACTCTATTTATGAAGATAAGCATGGCACACATATTTTTGTCAATAATGATATTGATATGATGACTAAGCTGACGGAGCTGGCCGCACACCACTTCACCCATTGGAAATTGGATGGTATTTACTGCCCCGGTCGAAATTTTGTTGAAATAGCTAAAATTTTTGTTGAAGCTAAGAAAAGCCTGGAAGCAGGGACCTTTTCTCAGGAGCAGGCTTATCTTTTAGATGAAAAAATCAGAAGCTGGCATCCGTCAGGCCGCGGCCTTGATACAGGTTTTTACGATTTTGATCCGGATTTGGTCAAATGA
- a CDS encoding peptidase U32 family protein, which produces MTKKLKRPEVLSPAGTLEKLKVAIDYGADAVFVGGQAYGLRSRAGNFSMEEMREGIDYAHERGAKVYVAANMVTHEGNEIGSGAWFRELRDLGLDAVIVSDPALIVICATEAPGLEIHLSTQASSTNYETFEFWKELGLTRVVLAREVSMAELAEIRRRTEVEIEAFVHGAMCISYSGRCVLSNHMSHRDANRGGCSQSCRWKYDLFDMPFGQERRSLKGEIPEEFSMSAVDMCMIEHIPDMIENGVDSLKIEGRMKSIHYVSTVTNCYKAAVDAYMESPEKFAAIKDDLIDELWKVAQRELATGFYYKTPSEKEQLFGARRKIPQYKFVGEVVAFDEKNKTATIRQRNVIKEGDAVEFYGPGFRHFDCYIRDLHDSEGEKIDRAPNPMELLTITVPKPVKPGDMIRSCKEGLVNLYREDGTSRTVRV; this is translated from the coding sequence ATGACAAAGAAATTGAAACGTCCGGAGGTTTTATCTCCTGCCGGAACTTTGGAAAAATTAAAGGTTGCCATTGATTATGGTGCAGATGCTGTTTTTGTCGGTGGACAGGCTTATGGTTTGCGCAGCCGGGCTGGCAATTTTTCAATGGAAGAAATGCGGGAAGGAATCGACTACGCTCATGAACGCGGTGCGAAAGTCTATGTTGCAGCCAACATGGTTACCCATGAGGGCAATGAGATAGGATCTGGTGCCTGGTTCCGTGAATTAAGGGATTTGGGGCTTGATGCTGTCATTGTTTCGGATCCGGCTCTCATTGTGATCTGTGCTACGGAAGCACCCGGTTTGGAAATTCATCTATCAACTCAGGCTTCTTCAACAAATTACGAAACCTTTGAATTTTGGAAAGAACTTGGCTTGACTCGGGTTGTTTTAGCACGTGAGGTGTCGATGGCTGAGTTGGCTGAAATCCGCCGGCGGACGGAAGTCGAGATTGAAGCTTTTGTCCATGGGGCTATGTGTATTTCTTATTCCGGCCGCTGTGTCCTCTCAAATCATATGAGCCATCGTGATGCTAACCGTGGAGGCTGCTCACAGTCCTGTCGCTGGAAATACGATTTGTTTGATATGCCTTTTGGTCAGGAAAGGCGGTCACTTAAAGGTGAGATTCCTGAAGAATTTTCGATGTCAGCAGTTGATATGTGCATGATTGAACATATTCCGGATATGATTGAAAATGGCGTCGACAGTCTGAAAATTGAAGGCCGTATGAAATCTATTCATTATGTGTCTACTGTCACCAACTGCTATAAGGCGGCTGTGGATGCTTATATGGAAAGTCCGGAAAAGTTTGCTGCTATTAAAGATGACCTCATTGATGAGCTGTGGAAAGTGGCACAGCGAGAACTGGCAACCGGTTTTTACTATAAAACACCAAGTGAAAAAGAGCAGCTCTTTGGTGCACGTCGGAAAATTCCGCAGTACAAGTTTGTTGGAGAAGTAGTGGCTTTTGATGAAAAAAATAAAACAGCTACGATTCGCCAGCGCAATGTCATCAAAGAAGGGGATGCTGTCGAATTTTACGGCCCCGGTTTCCGTCACTTTGACTGTTACATCAGAGATTTGCATGATTCTGAAGGCGAGAAAATTGACCGAGCTCCTAATCCGATGGAGCTGCTGACAATCACTGTACCAAAACCTGTAAAACCAGGAGACATGATTCGAAGCTGTAAAGAAGGTCTAGTTAATTTATACAGAGAAGATGGGACCAGCCGAACGGTTCGAGTATGA
- a CDS encoding YdbC family protein: MPEFTFEIEEKLLVLSENDKGWTKELNRVSFNGAPAKYDIRSWSPDHTKMGKGITLTNDEFQIMVDAFSNKK; this comes from the coding sequence ATGCCAGAATTTACATTTGAAATCGAAGAAAAACTTTTAGTTCTATCTGAAAACGATAAGGGCTGGACTAAGGAGCTGAACCGTGTCAGTTTTAACGGGGCCCCTGCAAAATATGACATCCGCTCTTGGAGTCCGGATCATACAAAGATGGGAAAGGGAATCACTCTGACCAATGATGAATTTCAGATAATGGTGGATGCTTTTAGCAATAAAAAATGA
- a CDS encoding biotin transporter BioY produces the protein MTSKTLGLVMPAFGAALIAAASQLTIPLGSIPFTLQTLAVGLVATLFQKREAVLSLLLYLFLGAVGLPVFAGGSGGLAALIGPAAGFLWGFLAYAALTSALVSPKSSALAIFFANLLGDSLTFVLGMLGLMFLAKMSAAAAFLSGVLPFILPDLGKLAIITFLAKALSKTLKNEGYFK, from the coding sequence ATGACATCCAAAACCTTGGGCTTAGTTATGCCAGCCTTTGGCGCCGCTTTGATAGCTGCTGCTTCACAGCTGACAATCCCTTTAGGCAGCATTCCTTTTACCCTGCAAACCTTAGCTGTCGGTCTGGTCGCAACACTCTTTCAAAAACGTGAGGCTGTTTTGAGCCTCCTGCTTTATCTTTTTTTAGGGGCTGTTGGACTGCCTGTTTTTGCTGGCGGATCAGGTGGACTAGCTGCCCTGATAGGACCGGCAGCAGGTTTTTTATGGGGATTTCTTGCTTATGCAGCGCTGACTTCTGCTCTTGTTTCCCCTAAAAGCTCTGCTTTAGCAATTTTCTTTGCCAATCTTCTGGGAGACAGTCTGACTTTTGTACTGGGTATGCTGGGGTTGATGTTTCTAGCGAAAATGTCTGCAGCCGCTGCTTTTTTATCTGGTGTTTTGCCTTTTATCCTTCCAGATTTAGGAAAACTGGCTATTATCACTTTTTTGGCAAAAGCCTTATCCAAAACGTTAAAAAATGAGGGTTACTTCAAATAA
- the lysS gene encoding lysine--tRNA ligase, whose amino-acid sequence MSNQHTEELNDQQLVRREKMSALLEQGIDPFGKRFERTAVSGQLKEKYGDKTKEELDALNETAVIAGRLMTKRGKGKVGFAHLQDRQGQIQIYVRKDTVGEENYDIFKKADLGDFLGVTGQVMRTNMGELSIKATHITHLSKALRPLPEKFHGLTDVETIYRKRYLDLISNRESFERFVTRSQIISDIRHYLDGLGFLEVETPVLHNEAGGAAAKPFVTHHNAQNMDMVLRIATELHLKRLIVGGMERVYEIGRIFRNEGMDATHNPEFTSIEVYQAYADYHDIMDLTEGIVQHAAKTVKGDGPIKYQGQEIKINEPFKRAHIVDLIKDVTGIDFWQAMSFEQAKTLAEENNIPIEKHFTSVGQIINAFFEECVEPTLVQPTFVYGHPVEVSPLAKKNAEDPRFTDRFELFIVTKEYANAFTELNDPIDQLKRFESQAQAKALGDEEATGIDYDFIEALEYGMPPTGGLGIGIDRLVMLLTDTTTIRDVLLFPTMK is encoded by the coding sequence ATGTCTAACCAACATACAGAAGAACTCAATGACCAGCAGCTTGTCCGCCGGGAGAAGATGTCGGCTCTGCTTGAACAGGGAATCGATCCATTTGGCAAACGATTTGAACGAACAGCTGTTTCCGGTCAGTTAAAAGAAAAATACGGCGATAAAACAAAAGAAGAACTGGATGCTCTCAATGAAACGGCGGTTATTGCCGGCCGGCTGATGACCAAACGGGGCAAGGGTAAGGTAGGCTTTGCGCATCTGCAGGACAGACAAGGGCAAATTCAGATTTATGTCCGCAAAGACACAGTCGGAGAAGAAAACTATGATATTTTCAAAAAAGCTGATCTTGGCGATTTCCTTGGCGTAACAGGTCAAGTCATGCGCACAAATATGGGAGAGCTGTCTATCAAAGCGACTCACATCACCCATCTTTCCAAAGCTCTGCGTCCGCTTCCCGAAAAATTCCATGGTTTAACCGATGTGGAAACCATTTACCGCAAACGCTATCTGGATTTGATTTCCAACCGCGAGAGTTTCGAGCGTTTTGTTACCCGCAGTCAGATTATTTCTGATATTCGCCATTACCTTGACGGGCTAGGTTTTTTGGAAGTTGAAACCCCCGTTCTTCATAATGAAGCAGGCGGAGCTGCAGCCAAACCCTTTGTGACACATCATAATGCTCAGAATATGGATATGGTTCTGCGTATTGCGACTGAACTGCACCTCAAGCGACTGATTGTCGGAGGGATGGAACGCGTTTATGAAATAGGCCGTATCTTCCGCAACGAAGGCATGGATGCTACTCATAATCCTGAATTTACTTCAATTGAAGTCTACCAAGCCTATGCTGATTATCATGATATTATGGATTTGACAGAAGGCATTGTCCAGCATGCTGCAAAAACGGTTAAAGGAGACGGCCCTATCAAGTATCAAGGGCAGGAAATTAAAATCAACGAACCGTTTAAACGCGCTCATATTGTCGATTTGATAAAGGACGTTACTGGCATTGATTTCTGGCAGGCAATGTCATTTGAGCAGGCTAAAACCTTGGCCGAAGAAAATAATATCCCAATCGAGAAACATTTTACCTCGGTCGGTCAAATCATCAATGCTTTCTTTGAAGAATGTGTTGAGCCAACCTTGGTTCAGCCCACCTTTGTTTACGGGCATCCGGTAGAAGTTTCGCCTCTGGCTAAGAAAAACGCTGAAGACCCGCGCTTTACCGACCGCTTTGAGCTTTTTATTGTCACAAAGGAATATGCTAATGCTTTCACCGAATTAAATGACCCCATTGATCAGCTAAAACGTTTTGAATCCCAGGCTCAGGCAAAAGCGCTTGGCGATGAAGAAGCTACCGGTATTGATTATGACTTTATTGAAGCTCTCGAATATGGTATGCCTCCTACCGGCGGACTAGGGATTGGGATTGACCGACTGGTAATGCTTCTTACTGACACAACCACTATTCGTGATGTACTGCTCTTCCCGACGATGAAATAA
- a CDS encoding HAD family hydrolase — protein MITSIVFDVDDTIYDQQAPYRLAMEQSFPDFDMSVINQAYIRFRHYSDQGFPRVMAGEWTTGYFRFWRCKETLKDFSYRQISPEEGARFQAVYENELENITMLDEMRLTLDFLKEKNVPIGIITNGPTEHQLKKIKKLGLYDYVDPKRVLVSQATGFQKPEKELFNLAAEQFDMNPATTLYVGDSYDNDVMGAFNSGWHSMWFNHRDRVLAPGVRPVFDLEIDSFEQLYGAVKVLFDLPDNKFIFDANDKKNPILQLGINNGLMMAAERLLASNMSVDKVVILLRLNKNQEKVLRMKYTKLS, from the coding sequence ATGATTACTTCAATTGTCTTTGATGTTGACGACACGATTTATGACCAGCAGGCCCCCTATCGGCTGGCCATGGAGCAGTCTTTCCCTGACTTTGATATGTCAGTGATTAATCAGGCTTATATTCGCTTTCGGCATTATTCTGATCAGGGCTTTCCGCGTGTCATGGCAGGTGAATGGACAACAGGCTATTTTCGTTTCTGGCGCTGCAAAGAAACACTGAAGGATTTTTCTTACCGCCAAATCAGTCCTGAAGAAGGGGCCCGTTTTCAGGCGGTGTATGAAAATGAGCTGGAAAACATCACTATGCTTGATGAAATGCGGCTGACCTTGGATTTTTTAAAGGAAAAAAATGTGCCGATAGGTATCATTACCAATGGTCCGACTGAACACCAGCTCAAGAAAATTAAAAAATTAGGACTGTATGACTATGTTGATCCAAAACGTGTACTGGTCAGCCAGGCCACAGGTTTTCAAAAACCTGAAAAAGAACTGTTTAATCTGGCAGCAGAGCAGTTTGATATGAATCCTGCTACAACGCTTTATGTTGGTGACTCATATGATAATGATGTTATGGGGGCTTTTAACAGCGGCTGGCATTCGATGTGGTTTAACCACCGCGACCGAGTTTTAGCGCCTGGGGTCAGACCGGTTTTTGACTTAGAAATTGACAGTTTTGAACAGCTCTACGGAGCTGTTAAAGTGCTCTTTGACCTGCCGGATAATAAATTTATTTTTGATGCCAATGATAAAAAGAATCCTATCCTGCAGCTGGGGATTAATAACGGCCTGATGATGGCGGCAGAGCGCCTTCTGGCCAGCAATATGAGCGTGGATAAGGTGGTTATCCTGCTGCGCTTAAATAAAAATCAGGAAAAAGTCCTGCGTATGAAGTATACAAAACTATCCTAG
- a CDS encoding histidine phosphatase family protein produces MKLYFVRHGKTLWNMEGRFQGAGGDSPLLEESIEECETLGRYLAHIPFDAVYSSDLKRAKETVRIINHQNKKPKIIQYTPALREWQLGKLEGSKISTMTSIYPQQMKAFRHNLAKFNASMFEAESVYQTTRRVRDLVFSLRHKPFDNVLFIGHGANLTASIRSLLGFAPANLRRLGGLDNLSLTVLETNNFEEYSCLLWNDRSYLAEIPEEATAQQKS; encoded by the coding sequence ATGAAACTTTATTTTGTCAGACACGGCAAAACACTGTGGAATATGGAGGGACGTTTCCAAGGAGCCGGAGGCGACTCTCCGCTGTTAGAAGAAAGTATAGAAGAATGTGAAACCTTAGGGCGTTATCTTGCACATATCCCTTTTGATGCGGTCTATTCCAGCGATTTAAAACGCGCCAAAGAGACCGTCCGAATTATCAACCATCAAAACAAAAAACCAAAAATCATTCAGTATACACCGGCTCTGCGTGAGTGGCAGCTGGGAAAATTAGAAGGCAGTAAAATCAGCACTATGACTTCTATCTATCCTCAGCAAATGAAAGCATTCAGACACAACTTAGCTAAATTTAACGCCAGTATGTTTGAAGCTGAGTCCGTTTATCAGACAACCCGGCGTGTCAGAGATCTTGTTTTTTCTCTCAGGCATAAACCGTTTGACAATGTCCTATTTATCGGACACGGCGCCAACCTGACAGCTTCTATCCGCTCGCTTTTAGGCTTTGCCCCTGCTAATCTGCGCCGTCTGGGCGGTTTGGACAATCTCAGTCTCACTGTCTTAGAGACAAACAATTTCGAGGAATACAGCTGTTTATTATGGAATGATCGGTCCTATTTGGCAGAAATACCCGAGGAAGCCACAGCACAGCAGAAATCCTAA
- a CDS encoding aminoacyl-tRNA deacylase — MSKKKRKKKTLVEQILDKAGIPYDSLTVNALTGELPQGIESSDIFKTLALFGDKSGPIIGIVPITEHLSEKKLAKVSANKKVTMIPQKNLQKTTGYVHGANNPVGIRQKHRFPIFIDNTAAEKRTVIVSAGEIGRSVRIDSQDLASFVQAEFADIIE, encoded by the coding sequence ATGAGCAAGAAAAAAAGAAAGAAAAAGACGCTGGTGGAACAAATCCTGGATAAAGCCGGCATTCCTTATGACAGTTTGACAGTGAATGCTTTGACCGGTGAGCTGCCTCAGGGAATTGAATCTTCTGATATTTTTAAAACGCTAGCGCTTTTCGGCGATAAAAGCGGTCCAATTATCGGTATCGTCCCTATTACAGAGCATCTGTCGGAAAAAAAATTGGCCAAGGTCTCTGCTAATAAAAAAGTAACAATGATTCCTCAGAAAAACCTGCAAAAAACAACCGGCTATGTCCATGGGGCCAACAATCCTGTCGGTATCCGCCAAAAACACCGTTTCCCTATATTTATAGATAACACAGCTGCTGAAAAAAGAACTGTGATTGTCTCTGCCGGCGAAATCGGCCGCTCAGTCAGAATAGACAGTCAAGATTTGGCCTCCTTTGTTCAGGCAGAATTCGCTGATATTATTGAATAA
- the thiT gene encoding energy-coupled thiamine transporter ThiT: MFSKVNALIEAAVIAALAMALSLIPDFASWFTPSFGAVPLVLFSLRRGSKYGILAGLIWGLLHFILGRVYYLSLSQVLLEYILAFASMGLAGVLAAPLQKALRQKQKQKAFSLAFAAAFLAVSVRYFWHFLAGIIFWSSYAPKGMSPFYYSLLVNGSAGIITLLFVIISVLILLTVQSRFFLPEH; the protein is encoded by the coding sequence ATGTTCAGTAAAGTTAATGCCCTTATTGAAGCTGCTGTTATCGCTGCTTTGGCCATGGCTCTGTCGCTTATCCCTGATTTTGCCAGTTGGTTCACCCCTTCTTTCGGCGCTGTTCCCCTTGTCCTGTTTTCTCTGCGCAGAGGCAGCAAATACGGAATATTGGCCGGATTAATCTGGGGGCTGCTGCATTTTATTTTGGGAAGAGTCTACTATTTAAGCCTTAGTCAGGTTTTATTGGAATACATTCTGGCCTTTGCCTCAATGGGACTGGCCGGAGTTTTAGCTGCCCCTTTGCAGAAAGCACTCAGGCAAAAACAAAAGCAAAAAGCTTTTTCACTGGCTTTTGCTGCTGCTTTTTTGGCCGTCTCTGTTCGGTATTTCTGGCACTTTCTTGCCGGTATCATCTTTTGGTCGTCTTACGCTCCAAAAGGAATGTCCCCTTTCTACTATTCTTTGCTGGTTAACGGCAGTGCTGGCATCATCACCTTGCTGTTTGTCATTATTTCGGTGCTGATTCTGCTGACAGTGCAAAGCCGCTTTTTTCTGCCGGAACATTAA
- a CDS encoding glycoside hydrolase family 25 protein, with the protein MRRRIKPIVVFVFFSLLSILLIASKVHTDNILKNRIVTAEKTIPSASSQEDQETTTADPEEDTFVLNPIIDVSGWQLPSEIDYDTLSQNISGAIVRVYGGSQISKDSNAAYTTGIDKSFKTHIEEFQKRNVPVAVYSYALGTSIKEMKEEAKTFYENASPYNPTFYWIDVEEETMSNMNKGVKAFREELERLGAENIGIYIGTYFMEEQGISVDGFDAVWIPTYGSDSGYYNSAPETDLDYDLHQYTSQGYLNGFSSPLDLNQIAVTKDTKKTYEKLFGKIEE; encoded by the coding sequence ATGAGAAGAAGAATTAAGCCAATTGTTGTTTTCGTTTTTTTCAGTCTCCTCAGCATCTTACTTATTGCCAGTAAGGTTCACACCGATAATATCTTAAAAAATCGGATAGTGACGGCAGAGAAAACAATCCCTTCTGCCAGCAGTCAGGAAGACCAAGAAACGACAACAGCAGATCCAGAGGAAGACACATTTGTTCTTAATCCGATTATCGATGTATCAGGATGGCAGCTTCCGAGTGAGATTGACTATGATACTTTATCACAAAATATATCCGGAGCTATCGTGCGTGTTTATGGAGGATCACAAATCAGCAAAGATAGCAATGCCGCCTATACAACAGGGATTGATAAATCGTTTAAGACACATATTGAAGAATTCCAAAAACGCAATGTTCCTGTTGCTGTTTACAGCTATGCTTTAGGAACCAGCATTAAGGAAATGAAGGAAGAGGCAAAAACATTTTACGAAAATGCTTCTCCTTATAATCCTACTTTTTATTGGATTGATGTTGAAGAAGAAACCATGTCAAACATGAATAAAGGGGTCAAAGCTTTCCGAGAAGAGCTTGAGCGTTTAGGAGCCGAAAATATCGGTATCTATATCGGCACCTATTTCATGGAAGAACAGGGGATTTCCGTAGACGGTTTTGATGCTGTCTGGATTCCGACCTATGGTTCTGACTCAGGTTATTACAACAGTGCCCCCGAGACTGACTTAGATTACGATCTTCATCAATACACATCGCAGGGCTATCTCAACGGTTTCAGCAGTCCTTTAGACTTAAATCAAATTGCTGTCACTAAGGATACTAAAAAAACCTACGAGAAGCTTTTCGGCAAAATAGAAGAATAA